In one window of Drosophila innubila isolate TH190305 chromosome 2L unlocalized genomic scaffold, UK_Dinn_1.0 4_B_2L, whole genome shotgun sequence DNA:
- the LOC117781247 gene encoding cuticle protein 8 translates to MKIMTPVLTFCLILWAAVAEGGLIHGHADELISSPAQYEFHYAVHDSHTGDVKDQFEHRRGGYVTGRYSLIEPDGHRRIVDYSADPLLGFNAQVRREPSSIYTRH, encoded by the exons ATGAAAATAATG ACTCCTGTCCTGACTTTCTGCCTGATCCTTTGGGCTGCAGTCGCTGAAGGAGGTCTTATTCATGGTCATGCAGATGAGCTCATTTCGAGTCCTGCTCAGTATGAATTCCATTACGCCGTACACGATAGTCATACCGGCGATGTTAAGGACCAGTTTGAGCATCGACGAGGCGGATACGTAACGGGTCGTTATTCGCTTATCGAACCAGATGGTCATCGTCGTATTGTGGACTACAGTGCCGATCCCTTGCTGGGCTTCAATGCTCAAGTGCGTCGCGAACCCAGCTCAATTTACACGCGTCATTAA
- the LOC117781248 gene encoding larval cuticle protein A2B, with translation LKLMSIFVLGVAAAAAIELPLGSIYHAPATHLVKPLLKTIEVEAPAHYDFSYSVHDDHTGDIKSQTESRKGDQVQGQYTLIDADGYQRIVDYTSDAHNGFNAVVRREPLGHKVIKAAPVAKLVAPIPIAYAQPKLLATHAKLPLSLYH, from the coding sequence TTAAAGCTCATGTCAATCTTTGTTCTGGGCGTGGCTGCAGCCGCTGCCATTGAGTTGCCACTGGGATCGATTTATCATGCCCCAGCTACCCACCTTGTGAAGCCCCTGCTGAAGACCATCGAGGTGGAGGCGCCAGCTCATTACGATTTCAGCTACTCCGTCCATGATGATCACACCGGCGACATTAAGAGTCAGACGGAGTCTCGCAAGGGAGATCAGGTCCAGGGACAATACACATTGATCGATGCCGATGGCTATCAGCGTATTGTGGATTATACTTCGGATGCCCACAATGGTTTCAATGCCGTCGTTCGTCGTGAACCCCTTGGCCATAAGGTGATCAAGGCAGCCCCCGTTGCCAAGCTTGTCGCCCCCATTCCAATTGCCTATGCGCAACCCAAGCTCCTTGCCACACACGCCAAGCTGCCCCTCAGCCTCTATCACTAA
- the LOC117782056 gene encoding adhesive plaque matrix protein: MIVRNNFTIALFVLCAFSLTRAHFPEYCAECEQEIWEQVPCSEISTSTSVPPTTSVPPTSSTTTEPIITTTETITTPTTTEAPITTTPYISTPAPPYITTPSTYKKCYCECKLGCKEFCRKVSVASPKQQITQITSTGDYAPGGQIEYTHSHQRKYYPKYAAPPRNYKPYPLVYNEATSASASSPAVSNINAPNYTLEELANLLSTAYGTKKGYPASAPAQPQVYYSPSPPEYKPEYKPEYKPESEYKPEYKPEYKPEYKPEYKPEYKPEYKPEYKPEYKPEYKPEYKPEYKPEYKPEYKPEYKPDYKPEYKPEYKPEYKPEYKPEYKPVISTVVASAGPTMRVAASAVVSGSRAIAKAKTPYKEVVVTTAPVYDSTTSYPISPPEPEQRKSYVAPAPEPVPITVPQTESYPSQTEAYPDKSYENSESNSIKRGSSSSFDLAIDNYLKDFGNQVRDLDY, encoded by the coding sequence ATGATTGTGCGgaacaattttacaattgcGCTCTTCGTGTTGTGCGCTTTCAGTTTGACCCGTGCCCATTTTCCGGAGTACTGTGCGGAGTGTGAACAGGAGATCTGGGAACAGGTGCCATGCAGTGAGATAAGTACCTCAACGAGTGTACCACCCACTACAAGTGTGCCGCCAACCAGCAGCACCACAACAGAGCCGATTATTACCACCACAGAGACAATCACAACACCCACAACAACAGAAGCACCCATAACTACTACGCCGTACATAAGCACACCTGCTCCACCGTACATTACCACACCCTCTACCTACAAGAAATGCTACTGCGAGTGTAAGTTGGGTTGCAAGGAATTCTGTCGCAAGGTGTCGGTGGCAAGTCCCAAGCAACAGATCACGCAGATCACATCTACAGGGGATTATGCGCCGGGTGGACAGATCGAGTATACCCACTCACATCAAAGGAAATACTATCCCAAGTATGCAGCACCCCCAAGGAACTACAAACCATATCCCCTGGTCTACAATGAAGCtacatccgcatccgcatcctcGCCAGCTGTGAGCAATATCAATGCCCCCAACTACACGTTGGAGGAACTGGCAAATCTGCTGAGCACAGCGTACGGCACGAAAAAGGGATACCCTGCAAGTGCACCAGCTCAGCCACAGGTTTACTACTCCCCATCGCCACCAGAGTATAAGCCAGAGTATAAGCCGGAGTATAAGCCAGAGTCAGAATACAAGCCAGAGTACAAGCCGGAGTATAAGCCGGAATACAAGCCAGAGTACAAGCCAGAGTACAAGCCAGAATACAAGCCAGAGTACAAGCCAGAGTACAAGCCGGAGTACAAGCCGGAATACAAACCAGAGTACAAGCCGGAGTACAAGCCGGAGTATAAACCAGAGTACAAGCCGGATTATAAGCCGGAGTACAAGCCGGAGTATAAGCCAGAGTACAAACCAGAGTACAAACCGGAGTATAAGCCGGTGATCAGTACGGTAGTAGCTTCAGCGGGTCCGACTATGAGAGTCGCCGCCTCTGCCGTAGTGTCAGGATCACGTGCCATAGCCAAGGCAAAGACGCCCTACAAAGAGGTGGTAGTCACTACAGCGCCCGTTTATGACAGCACCACATCCTATCCCATTTCACCACCCGAACCCGAGCAACGCAAGTCATACGTAGCACCAGCCCCAGAGCCCGTTCCCATTACCGTGCCACAAACCGAGTCATATCCCTCCCAGACAGAGGCGTATCCTGACAAGTCCTACGAGAATTCCGAATCGAATTCAATCAAACGAGGATCGTCATCATCCTTCGATCTGGCCATCGATAACTATCTCAAGGACTTTGGCAACCAGGTGAGGGATTTGGATTACTGA
- the LOC117782057 gene encoding uncharacterized protein LOC117782057 has protein sequence MISTKMSDALTTRPAVTVILMLTALGSVTTVVSKAKDLDGKWMAPLQQYGWDTSELKNKIQHGDVTTFELGTPNYQILNPEDEPEFITEDQPHYREMLRRLTSDVNATDTIDLVMPSASSSASVSATAVEDSPPRPIWEKLRKRSNSEAEKTEEPEMEVETAPLDKRSIHPKVQVYAGARPFQKRVANLS, from the coding sequence ATGATCAGTACCAAAATGAGCGACGCTTTGACGACACGACCAGCTGTAACTGTAATCTTAATGCTCACTGCATTGGGATCTGTTACAACTGTAGTCTCCAAGGCTAAAGACTTGGATGGAAAATGGATGGCGCCATTGCAACAATACGGCTGGGATACATCGGAGCTAAAGAACAAAATCCAGCATGGCGATGTAACCACATTTGAACTGGGCACACCCAACTATCAGATTCTCAATCCAGAGGACGAACCAGAGTTCATTACAGAGGATCAACCGCATTATCGAGAGATGCTCCGACGTCTCACGAGTGACGTCAATGCCACCGATACCATTGACCTGGTCATGCCCAGCGCCAGCTCCAGTGCGAGTGTGAGTGCCACAGCTGTCGAAGATTCCCCTCCCAGACCCATATGGGAGAAGCTAAGAAAACGCAGCAATTCTGAGGCAGAAAAGACGGAAGAACCTGAAATGGAGGTGGAAACTGCGCCGCTTGATAAGAGAAGCATCCATCCAAAGGTTCAGGTCTATGCTGGAGCCAGACCCTTTCAGAAACGTGTTGCCAACTTAAGTTAA
- the LOC117782058 gene encoding cuticle protein 7, with protein sequence MFNYLFCICLALTGAVWAVELHPEPDYGPVAYEFHWAVNDPHTGDIKSQKETRKDDKVEGQYTLIDADGYLRTVDYTSDAHNGFNAVVRREPTDIKIPQPEIEHKKLIATKIVTPVLPLVHYAPKAILKAHEPSEGNYVSVSGPTAQYKY encoded by the exons ATG TTCAATTATCTATTCTGCATTTGCCTGGCGTTGACCGGAGCCGTTTGGGCCGTTGAGTTGCACCCGGAGCCGGATTACGGACCAGTTGCCTATGAATTCCACTGGGCAGTCAACGATCCGCACACTGGCGACATCAAGAGCCAGAAGGAGACACGCAAGGACGACAAGGTCGAGGGTCAATACACTCTCATCGATGCTGATGGTTATCTCCGTACCGTAGACTACACATCGGATGCCCACAACGGCTTCAATGCCGTTGTCCGACGTGAGCCGACTGACATTAAGATTCCTCAACCAGAGATTGAGCACAAGAAACTGATTGCCACCAAGATTGTGACACCTGTGCTTCCTCTGGTTCACTATGCCCCAAAGGCTATTCTCAAGGCACACGAACCCTCTGAGGGTAATTACGTATCGGTATCGGGACCCACAGCCCAATACAAATACTAG